The Spodoptera frugiperda isolate SF20-4 chromosome 2, AGI-APGP_CSIRO_Sfru_2.0, whole genome shotgun sequence genome includes the window GTaaatatgagaaaataaaataaatggttttagtTTATACCTGGGTCTTTCCTGAATATCCTTTTGAAGTGAAACATCAAGGAGTAGATAATTTTTAAAGTTGATATAGATCATTAGTGTTCCATCAGTTCATTGTTACAAACATTTGATCACTCTTGTTGTGGCACAGTGACGGTTTATAAATACCATTCGACGTATTATTTTAGTGCATTGCATACAGATTTAGTGTAATTCAAGGCCGTACGATGAATCTTTCAGGTaagttttgttacaaaatgtttctgattataaaatgtttttgttattgtcgGCGTTTAacctcaaaacaaaataacgtcattattattgttaaatctttcattttcattgtatttactgtattgtatgtttatactgatccaatatttaaaattatctttcagtctataaagatttattcatattaaatttctttttaaatttcttcAGACCCTTCTGATGAAGACAGCAGCAGTGATGAGAGCACCAAAATACCAGCGAAGCGATCTCGAGCTGACACATATGGAGCATCATCTACCACATCCCATGGCTCTGGTGAGTAACCATAGGAAATAAAACCAATGGATTTTGAAGCAGTTTTCCTTCCATAAAGTTTATTCATTATATAAGAAACAAGTAAATCAAGGcacttataaataacaatattatcaaTACGCTGATAGaagaacaattattttatttcaacaagaGTACCATTGTTTGTCTTGAAtctgtattaaattatattgtatagttttttcttaaaaaatattctaactatataaataatattacattgtttttagCTCTTCAAGAATCAGACAAGGATAGTCCAGACACACCAGTTTTTGACAGTTATGGAGGTGATTTTCAACAACCAGGGAAAACAAGGCAAAGTTATGGTGATCAAAGTCCTGAAGAGAATATAAGGTTAAGCAGAAGTAGTTTAAGTGAAAATTGTTCATCACCAAATGATAATCAATATGATGACTATCGGCCAGTATTTGATGAAGCAGAAGGGGGCGAAGAATCTGGGCGTCCTAGCTTCATGGATTCTGGAGATGCtttctacaataaaaataatgaacctAACAAAAATTTTGAGGACGCATACAGTGTAAAGTATTCAGAAAAATCCAAACGAATGATGATGAATATGGGTTTTAAACCAGGAAAAGGTTTAGGTAAATTTGAACATGGTAGAACACAACCTGTAGAGGCATCTGCTCAAAAAGGTCGTAGAGGTTTGGGAGCTAAACCATCAGCTGTAGGAGCTTTACCGGAAGATATCAAAGTAGTAACAGAGGACTCCAAGCCAGAAGCAAGGGAACAAGTGGTAAGTCttacaaaaatgattttatgCGATAATTTTGTATgcataaatagtattttaaagaTGTTGGATTTGATTTTCAGTTATGGCTTGATCCAGCCCCAGACGAACCATTATCTGGTGATCTGTTGGAACAATGGTTACGAAGAGGTACCAAAAAGACTACTATTGATGATGAAACACATTTTGTTGACCCAGCTATTTTAAAAGGTGTATTGGATTCTAAGGTATAGTTCATCTCTTCTCCATTCTCTGATTTGTGGATGATAAATGACTACAGAttacacataaaattataaataatttattatgttacagTCCATTTTTGACAGTTTAGATGATGAAGATTTACGTCATGCAAGGTATCGAAGTAACCCATATGAGACCATTGGCTCTGTAATCTTTTTGAACAGAGCTGCAGTGAAGATGGCCAACATTGATGctgtatttgattttaatttcactaaccctaaaaaacaaaatggagaAGACGCTGTTGATAACAAAGAAATCCTATATTTTGCTGATGTATGTGCTGGTCCAGGAGGATTCTCAGAATATGTCTTGTACCGGAAAGGTTGGAGAGCAAAAGGTACTTATactttttttgtctttttcaaTTTGTTATAGAATGTGTAACTTCAGTCAGTAAGACGAAGACTTACGAACTGACTATACCCATGCCATGTCACCCGatacttggctcctattgattatttgcctatagtcttcctcgataaGACTACAACTACATATATATTTAACCTCACATCTGTTTCTTTGTactgtacttttaattttggcCCTTCTTAAATATTTCGCTAATCTAGTgattatatacatatgtatgtctgTCTAGGGCATCCATCTTAATagatatccaacacaaaaataatttataaatcaaaCCAGTGGTTTCTGAGTTTCGCGCATAGTATAGATTAGAAGATTTGAATTAGTGGTTATTTTGTACTATGTTATGTTTGACTACATCATTCATCTTCCGTCCGGGGTTTATTGCGTTTCTGAATATGATAAAGCATTTGCGGATGCTATGTTTCATACCAACAATGGAAAAAAATACGATGTTATTAATTGTACTACGGCAAATAGAAACAAGCAAAAATCATTGTTATTTCCTTAAAGTATAGTTCATTTTACATTACAAATACGTAATATATTATTCCTATcttaaaagtaggtactaagtaCTGCACTACTCAGTGATTGAGTCGAGTGATGACGCATTATCGTTATACATATACTGCACTGCAACAATAAATGATTAATAACGTCAACAGTTGCTATCAGATCCATTTAATATAACCTAAGCTAAAGAAAGATAAGAAGACTAAGCTCTGTtgtatctacctacctacatagtttatttatgtatgacttttataatttttattacaatattcttTGCCTATTTGTTGCAGGTTTTGGTTTCACATTAAAAGGGCCAAATGACTTTAAGTTATCAGATTTTTATGCTGGATCACCTGAAACCTTCAACCCTTATTATGGGGTAAAAAATGATGGCAATATATTTGATCCCGCAAATTTAATATCATTGAAGGAGCATGTATTAAAGCAAACTGATGACAAAGGAGTACATTTTCTTATGGCTGATGGTGTAAGAAACTGAATTATcttctgtattaaataatatccTCCCAGTACTACTATTTAAGTTTGTCCATTTAAATTTCAGGGCTTTTCAGTGCAAGGCCAAGAAAATATACAAGAAATATTGTCAAAGCAGCTCTACCTATGCCAGTGTCTAGCAGCATTGATGCTTGTGAGGACTGGTGGCCATTTTGTGGTGAAACTCTTTGATGTGTTCACACTGTTTAGCGTTGGCTTGATTTATATATTGTACAGATGCTTTGATAAAGGTAACTTAATGAATTAAATGAGAatgctatattaaaatgctGAAATCTATCTAGAAACTTCTGTTTAATACTTCTATTTGTGGGTTTGCAGTTTGCATTCACAAGCCTGTGACGTCAAGACCTGCTAATTCCGAGCGGTACCTTGTATGTTTGTGGAAGAGGTTGGGCACAGAACCAGCAGAACAGCACCTTGCGTCTGTTAACTCAATATTATGGAGCGACGTCGAAAGgggcggcgacgtcacgcaacTTGTACCTTTAAGTGTACTAGAAGAAGATAAAAACTTCTTTGAATACATTTATAAAAGCAATTGCCTgtaagtatacaaaataattttcattaaa containing:
- the LOC118268754 gene encoding cap-specific mRNA (nucleoside-2'-O-)-methyltransferase 1; the encoded protein is MNLSDPSDEDSSSDESTKIPAKRSRADTYGASSTTSHGSALQESDKDSPDTPVFDSYGGDFQQPGKTRQSYGDQSPEENIRLSRSSLSENCSSPNDNQYDDYRPVFDEAEGGEESGRPSFMDSGDAFYNKNNEPNKNFEDAYSVKYSEKSKRMMMNMGFKPGKGLGKFEHGRTQPVEASAQKGRRGLGAKPSAVGALPEDIKVVTEDSKPEAREQVLWLDPAPDEPLSGDLLEQWLRRGTKKTTIDDETHFVDPAILKGVLDSKSIFDSLDDEDLRHARYRSNPYETIGSVIFLNRAAVKMANIDAVFDFNFTNPKKQNGEDAVDNKEILYFADVCAGPGGFSEYVLYRKGWRAKGFGFTLKGPNDFKLSDFYAGSPETFNPYYGVKNDGNIFDPANLISLKEHVLKQTDDKGVHFLMADGGFSVQGQENIQEILSKQLYLCQCLAALMLVRTGGHFVVKLFDVFTLFSVGLIYILYRCFDKVCIHKPVTSRPANSERYLVCLWKRLGTEPAEQHLASVNSILWSDVERGGDVTQLVPLSVLEEDKNFFEYIYKSNCLLGERQIQNLLKIAKYSKDKNLKETTQAEMKEQCLALWKLPDAVRMQPERRGHDDTLTAIRSMIKRPGSDSESLYFFKANILNKAPSYLEKPSELKTYFKNVLDWHFVFLSSGKNSPDLRIFIGCGGKQVFQLESNSWRTVVDLHLTLPAKTLIYGEVVKEYRGQGNNQIYSKSLHIIDALMLGGIDISGDSLTERINQCNLFCSALNKPFDTQALQIRTKRLYSMDQFETAVNNLEYRAMKRVKRAITINTPDRINRNEMFYVVGSVLFLKEVKEPWIAVISKSSGRKYYFSMGRDGKRNSEYEIPPGAKMDMLSAHTRRVMWPWEPSASAIFDSQTKDSVTRADMEEYIASVLNK